The Calditrichota bacterium genome has a window encoding:
- a CDS encoding T9SS type A sorting domain-containing protein: MRLRFALLIVCMVLVATAAKAQFQAILINETQPLLQSCVDGTPIPDGATIQIFWDSLGNGVTDDDRQPIEGPGFHQVSFNQFALNGVELGIGPGLFGTDPEFAMFNGIPSPDDNTGHPLYWLRVCVDDSGIFWRSDTFRVHSGLDQYFFGTGPGQIPFTCETGVCGGCQSPSDVTNLAASTTYCDSIVVTWSHDMDNISGYRILIDGTGQYVWVQNPATPRYVDLTSIGGQDHTYRLRAYRICDTDTAYSATPITTTGRKLVSPPMALNMTASDTLCNVVNVRWTDNTVQGLDSFRVYRDGVRIGADSRHTTGYNFLFLDTTVVPGVTYQYCVRGYSVACSTGAASCDNGIATSSPVCTVSNVTVEGTCDSVCISWSADCDEATGYRVLRNGALVGTVTNNNTEFSFCHQPGAGSVGVYQIQPVNACGNGTAQPDPGVSGSRLSAPNSVQGIVASDTLCDMVCITWNRMSNIDSFQIRQETTRIGVVITTGNDTTFCFDGAVAGETHTYTVVAYNECGAGAVAAGNPGTRRAPGTGTASFALVTAGPPDWTYSMTVNSGCLNTVVIRDFCENTTATAPTGWTVNVTDDSIIFTSTEAYGAMETVSGFQLHHPTCDGDGRWSSGQSDGTIRGPLPVGNNALLPTEYSVNVYPNPFNPLTNFKIAVPQAAETRIVVFNVMGQVVRDMNLGRLQAGYHTVQFGGAELPSGMYFARIQAGNFHSTHKLMLLK, translated from the coding sequence ATGCGTCTAAGATTTGCTTTGTTAATAGTTTGCATGGTGCTGGTGGCGACGGCTGCGAAGGCGCAGTTTCAGGCCATTTTGATCAATGAAACCCAGCCCCTGCTTCAGTCCTGCGTGGACGGCACCCCGATTCCCGACGGTGCGACCATCCAAATTTTCTGGGACTCGCTGGGCAACGGTGTCACCGATGACGACCGCCAGCCGATTGAAGGCCCGGGCTTTCACCAAGTAAGTTTCAATCAGTTTGCTCTCAACGGCGTTGAACTCGGCATTGGACCGGGCTTGTTTGGCACAGACCCTGAGTTTGCAATGTTCAACGGCATTCCCAGTCCCGATGACAACACTGGCCATCCGCTTTACTGGTTGCGTGTTTGTGTGGATGATTCCGGAATTTTCTGGCGCAGCGATACATTCCGCGTTCACAGCGGACTCGACCAGTATTTCTTCGGTACGGGTCCGGGACAAATTCCGTTCACGTGTGAAACCGGCGTGTGCGGCGGCTGTCAATCTCCGAGCGATGTCACCAACCTTGCGGCGTCCACGACTTACTGCGACTCAATCGTGGTAACGTGGAGTCACGATATGGATAACATCTCCGGCTATCGTATTTTGATCGACGGAACGGGACAGTATGTTTGGGTGCAAAACCCGGCCACGCCGCGGTATGTCGACCTGACCAGCATTGGCGGTCAGGACCATACGTACCGTCTGCGGGCTTATCGTATCTGTGATACGGATACCGCATACTCGGCGACTCCGATTACCACAACGGGCCGCAAGCTGGTGTCTCCGCCGATGGCTTTGAACATGACCGCGTCGGATACGCTGTGCAACGTCGTGAATGTTCGCTGGACGGACAACACGGTACAGGGACTCGACTCGTTCCGTGTCTATCGTGACGGTGTTCGAATCGGCGCGGACAGCCGTCATACGACCGGCTACAACTTCCTGTTCCTTGACACGACCGTCGTGCCGGGCGTCACCTACCAGTACTGCGTGCGCGGCTATTCCGTCGCTTGCAGCACCGGTGCGGCGTCTTGCGACAACGGTATTGCGACGAGTTCCCCGGTGTGCACCGTCAGCAACGTGACGGTTGAAGGCACGTGCGACTCGGTTTGCATTTCGTGGTCGGCAGACTGCGACGAAGCGACGGGTTACCGTGTGCTCCGTAACGGCGCACTGGTGGGAACGGTCACCAATAACAACACGGAATTTTCATTCTGCCACCAACCGGGCGCGGGTTCGGTGGGTGTGTACCAGATTCAGCCGGTGAACGCGTGCGGCAACGGCACGGCTCAACCTGATCCAGGTGTTTCCGGTTCGAGACTTTCGGCTCCGAATTCGGTGCAGGGCATCGTTGCTTCAGATACGTTGTGCGACATGGTTTGCATTACGTGGAACAGAATGTCGAATATTGACTCGTTCCAGATTCGTCAAGAAACGACCCGTATCGGTGTCGTGATCACGACGGGCAACGACACGACGTTCTGCTTTGACGGTGCTGTTGCCGGAGAAACGCACACGTACACCGTGGTTGCTTACAACGAATGCGGCGCGGGCGCCGTGGCCGCGGGCAACCCGGGAACTCGCCGTGCACCGGGAACGGGCACAGCGTCGTTTGCGTTGGTGACTGCCGGTCCGCCGGATTGGACTTACTCAATGACCGTGAACAGCGGCTGTTTGAACACTGTTGTCATTCGTGACTTCTGCGAAAATACGACGGCGACGGCTCCGACCGGCTGGACGGTCAACGTTACCGACGATTCGATTATCTTCACGTCGACGGAAGCCTATGGCGCCATGGAAACCGTGAGCGGATTCCAACTGCACCACCCGACTTGTGACGGTGACGGTCGTTGGTCAAGCGGTCAGTCGGACGGCACGATTCGCGGACCGCTGCCGGTTGGAAACAACGCTCTGCTGCCGACGGAATACAGCGTGAACGTGTATCCGAATCCGTTCAACCCGCTGACGAACTTCAAGATTGCCGTTCCGCAAGCCGCGGAGACGCGAATTGTGGTGTTCAACGTGATGGGTCAGGTCGTGCGTGATATGAATCTCGGTCGTTTGCAAGCCGGATATCACACGGTGCAATTCGGCGGCGCCGAACTGCCTTCGGGTATGTACTTCGCTCGTATTCAGGCCGGAAACTTCCATTCGACACACAAGTTGATGTTGCTGAAGTAA